From Deltaproteobacteria bacterium, a single genomic window includes:
- a CDS encoding 4Fe-4S binding protein: MKFPWTKSPDLPWEADAEAAAKRIPLPVRAVAKRKIADAAAKRGAASVSTADVLAAWSNFASGKSGMLPALESAMPVPNREGVSMILVNACHNKAAGCPNPLVDTDIWKSAISLWVVDSGMSERLRKRVTGDTIFMHHKIKVSISGCPNGCSRPQIADFGLTGCVTPVFDADACTACGACVKACPDSALTLPEDGPVAWNADACQGCLSCSKACAAGAIILGERGVRLTVGGKLGRHPHLGDFAGNFTSPEPMIVVMEKMLDDFIQNAEPNERFAAFRLRDGIWRQK; this comes from the coding sequence ATGAAATTTCCGTGGACAAAATCCCCCGATCTTCCCTGGGAAGCCGACGCCGAAGCTGCGGCCAAGCGCATTCCGCTACCGGTGCGGGCGGTGGCCAAAAGGAAGATCGCCGACGCCGCCGCAAAACGCGGCGCGGCCAGCGTATCCACTGCGGACGTCCTTGCGGCCTGGTCAAATTTCGCGTCCGGCAAAAGCGGAATGCTGCCGGCCCTGGAATCGGCCATGCCCGTCCCCAACCGGGAAGGCGTTTCCATGATTCTGGTCAACGCCTGCCACAACAAGGCGGCTGGCTGCCCGAACCCCTTGGTTGACACCGATATCTGGAAATCGGCCATAAGCTTATGGGTGGTGGATTCGGGCATGAGCGAAAGGCTTCGTAAGCGCGTCACGGGCGACACGATTTTCATGCACCATAAAATAAAGGTGTCAATTTCAGGCTGCCCCAACGGCTGCTCGCGGCCCCAGATAGCCGACTTCGGCCTTACCGGCTGCGTTACGCCGGTTTTCGACGCCGACGCCTGCACCGCTTGCGGGGCCTGCGTGAAAGCCTGCCCGGATTCGGCCCTAACGCTTCCCGAAGACGGGCCGGTTGCCTGGAACGCCGACGCCTGCCAGGGCTGCCTTTCCTGCTCCAAGGCCTGCGCCGCAGGAGCCATTATTCTTGGCGAGCGCGGGGTTAGGCTCACCGTGGGCGGAAAGCTTGGCCGCCACCCGCATCTTGGCGATTTCGCGGGAAATTTCACCTCGCCGGAGCCAATGATAGTGGTGATGGAAAAAATGCTGGACGATTTCATTCAAAATGCCGAACCGAACGAGAGATTCGCGGCCTTTAGATTGCGCGACGGAATATGGAGGCAAAAATGA
- a CDS encoding hotdog fold thioesterase: MDQNLRSAIFSAVEKEPFAKTMGLRLVELSEGCSTVAMLLKPESMDNLFSRAHGGAVFALIDEAFETACQTHGTVAVALNVSTTYVKSPEPGANLTATAKETSLTKRTASYEIRVTEDGGGLIAICQALAFRTGKPLPFFEKAE, translated from the coding sequence ATGGATCAAAATCTTCGTTCCGCCATATTTTCCGCAGTGGAAAAGGAACCCTTCGCAAAAACCATGGGATTGAGACTCGTGGAGCTTTCGGAGGGATGCTCCACGGTCGCCATGCTTCTAAAACCCGAAAGCATGGACAACCTCTTTTCCCGGGCCCACGGCGGGGCGGTTTTCGCCCTCATCGACGAGGCCTTCGAGACCGCCTGCCAGACCCACGGCACGGTGGCGGTGGCGTTGAACGTTTCCACCACCTACGTCAAAAGCCCGGAGCCGGGGGCGAATCTCACCGCGACCGCCAAAGAGACCAGCCTCACCAAGCGCACCGCAAGCTATGAAATAAGGGTGACCGAGGACGGCGGGGGGCTCATCGCCATCTGCCAGGCGCTGGCGTTTCGGACGGGGAAACCTCTGCCTTTTTTCGAGAAGGCGGAATAA
- a CDS encoding HD domain-containing protein produces MSKTMCPGQDTAFWRAGDVFDVECSGCGAEVEFFKDDSRRRCRNCGQLIANPKLNLGCAMWCEHAKECLGYDPKEKLGLADPAQESLVDRLIAEMKKVFGADQKRITHALTVLENAQAILKKEGGDPKVVVAAAVLHDIGIQEAEKKHGSNAGRFQEMEGPAIARPIMEGLKLDPDTVDHVEKIIANHHSAKDIDTKEFRILWDADWLVNLKEEFPDKKGEELSRFISKVFRTETGEAMAQSRFH; encoded by the coding sequence ATGAGCAAAACAATGTGCCCCGGACAAGATACCGCCTTCTGGCGGGCCGGAGATGTTTTCGACGTGGAATGCAGCGGCTGCGGCGCCGAGGTGGAGTTCTTCAAGGACGATTCCCGCAGGCGCTGTCGAAACTGCGGCCAGTTGATCGCAAACCCGAAACTCAACCTTGGCTGCGCCATGTGGTGCGAGCACGCCAAGGAGTGCCTGGGATATGATCCCAAGGAAAAACTGGGCCTTGCCGACCCTGCCCAGGAATCTTTGGTGGACCGGCTGATAGCCGAAATGAAGAAGGTTTTCGGCGCTGACCAGAAGCGCATCACCCACGCCCTTACGGTGCTGGAAAACGCCCAGGCCATTTTGAAGAAGGAGGGCGGCGACCCCAAGGTGGTGGTGGCGGCGGCGGTTCTGCACGACATAGGCATCCAGGAGGCGGAAAAAAAGCACGGGTCGAACGCGGGGCGCTTTCAGGAGATGGAAGGCCCGGCCATTGCCCGGCCCATAATGGAAGGTTTGAAACTGGACCCCGACACCGTGGACCACGTTGAAAAGATAATCGCCAACCATCATTCGGCGAAAGACATCGACACGAAGGAATTCCGGATCCTGTGGGACGCGGACTGGCTGGTGAACCTTAAGGAGGAGTTCCCGGACAAGAAGGGCGAGGAGCTTTCCCGATTCATTTCAAAGGTCTTCAGGACCGAAACGGGCGAAGCAATGGCTCAGAGCCGGTTTCATTGA
- a CDS encoding DUF362 domain-containing protein yields MDRREFLKLQAKLGLMAAAAASGVGLFSPDDVSSAAVPDIAVAQGPPGAAVRAAIKVLGGMGRFIKNGDRVVIKPNMSFAEPPESATTTHPEVVAALAALCLEAGAFSVLVVDNPLFNPLGCLDTTRIREACSSLPRVNVRVLYQEPFFSEKRIQSGRVLNSTLLMKDVLLADKIIAAPVAKSHTGAGVSLSMKGMMGLVLDRKAFHRNGLHESIVDLHTVLKADLTVVDATRVLSSNGPGGPGKILRPGKVIASADMVAADAYTTASFDWYGKKYAPRQVRHLRLAHERGLGRMDIENLMIKEIRI; encoded by the coding sequence ATGGATAGAAGGGAATTTTTAAAACTTCAGGCCAAACTCGGCCTGATGGCCGCCGCTGCTGCTTCGGGAGTCGGGCTTTTTTCTCCTGATGATGTTTCGTCGGCGGCCGTTCCGGACATCGCCGTGGCCCAAGGCCCGCCGGGAGCGGCGGTTCGGGCGGCGATCAAGGTTTTGGGGGGCATGGGAAGATTCATCAAAAATGGCGACAGGGTGGTCATCAAGCCCAATATGAGCTTTGCCGAGCCGCCGGAATCGGCGACAACCACCCACCCGGAGGTGGTGGCGGCGTTGGCGGCTTTGTGTCTTGAAGCAGGCGCCTTTTCAGTTCTTGTGGTGGACAATCCGCTGTTCAATCCCCTGGGCTGTCTGGATACCACACGTATTAGAGAGGCATGCTCCTCCCTTCCCAGGGTGAATGTCCGGGTTTTATATCAGGAGCCTTTTTTTTCGGAAAAAAGGATACAGAGCGGGCGCGTCCTTAATTCAACATTGTTGATGAAAGATGTTCTTCTGGCCGACAAGATCATTGCCGCGCCGGTTGCCAAGTCCCATACCGGGGCAGGGGTGAGCCTTTCCATGAAGGGGATGATGGGGCTTGTCCTGGATCGAAAGGCATTCCACCGCAATGGCCTCCACGAAAGCATTGTTGATCTTCACACCGTATTAAAAGCGGACCTTACCGTGGTGGACGCCACGCGGGTTCTGTCGTCCAACGGACCCGGCGGTCCCGGCAAGATACTAAGGCCCGGCAAGGTCATCGCATCAGCCGACATGGTGGCCGCAGACGCCTATACTACAGCGTCCTTCGATTGGTACGGCAAAAAATACGCGCCACGACAGGTCCGCCACCTGCGTCTGGCCCATGAGCGGGGACTTGGCAGAATGGACATCGAAAATCTCATGATTAAAGAAATCCGCATATGA
- a CDS encoding YcaO-like family protein has protein sequence MKTIVLKDVFKKSRVDQDKTATQEETLARFMSRVENLGISVFDKVVRVDNGRLGIPVYFSIYGKDARALTGIRKQMGKGGTDLQARASAVMELSERFSFYAFMNDPDNFRFGTHADFETDALPLDQVAASVNDESGDRDAALEFFRLYPQRWAWSTELSTGKNVLVPFDWFFAINEFNGTSAGNGTEEALCQGICEVVERHTSALASLGRPFPGLTREGIDDPVALDLLSRYDGAGIVIYLSDFTFDMGIPTVAALGFDPVTLGRTSEIVWTAGTCPHPQKALNRALTEVAQLAGDFNSGRVYVASGLPKPKSMAEIGAVINPAELSTVSNLPDLSNDNVKIEVENLLGALSSRNFSIYAVETTHKGLQIPSFYTMIPGTRFRERAQQASVGLFLARMASRNAGPFEALGLIGKMEAKFGPTHYLPFYRGTVNLALSDPESALSAFDEALSRNPEGEDLGSILVYKGMALKEMERFDEAQKTLEEAASLDPDRTDCLNLLGFCQFKLKDHEAAAETFTKVLALDPGSAMDHANLGVNLAALGKNAEAAESFQRALALDPSIEFARNGLSKLTAKG, from the coding sequence ATGAAAACCATCGTCCTTAAAGACGTGTTCAAGAAGAGCCGGGTGGACCAGGACAAGACCGCCACCCAGGAGGAAACCCTTGCCCGTTTCATGAGCCGGGTGGAAAACCTTGGAATCTCGGTTTTCGATAAGGTCGTGCGGGTTGACAACGGCAGGCTTGGGATTCCGGTCTATTTTTCCATCTACGGCAAGGACGCCCGCGCTCTCACCGGCATAAGAAAGCAGATGGGCAAAGGCGGAACCGACCTACAGGCCCGCGCCAGCGCCGTCATGGAGCTTTCCGAGCGCTTCAGCTTTTACGCCTTTATGAACGACCCCGACAATTTCCGTTTCGGAACCCACGCGGATTTCGAAACGGACGCCCTGCCGCTTGACCAAGTGGCGGCCTCGGTGAACGACGAATCGGGCGATCGTGATGCGGCGCTGGAATTTTTCCGCCTCTACCCCCAGCGCTGGGCCTGGTCAACAGAGCTATCCACGGGAAAAAACGTGCTGGTTCCCTTTGACTGGTTTTTCGCCATAAACGAGTTTAACGGCACGAGCGCAGGAAACGGAACCGAGGAGGCCCTGTGCCAGGGCATCTGCGAGGTCGTGGAGCGCCACACAAGCGCCCTTGCCTCCCTTGGGCGGCCCTTTCCCGGCCTCACCCGCGAAGGCATAGACGACCCCGTGGCGCTCGACCTTCTTTCCCGCTACGACGGGGCGGGAATTGTGATCTATCTGTCCGATTTCACTTTTGATATGGGCATACCCACGGTGGCGGCCCTTGGCTTCGACCCCGTAACGCTTGGCCGCACCAGCGAAATAGTGTGGACCGCCGGGACCTGCCCGCATCCCCAAAAGGCCCTTAACCGCGCCTTGACGGAAGTGGCCCAGCTCGCCGGGGATTTCAATTCCGGCAGGGTTTACGTGGCCTCCGGGCTTCCCAAGCCCAAGAGCATGGCGGAAATCGGGGCGGTGATAAATCCCGCCGAGCTTTCCACGGTTTCAAATCTTCCCGATCTTTCAAACGACAACGTGAAAATTGAGGTGGAAAATCTTCTTGGGGCGCTTTCATCCCGCAATTTCAGCATTTACGCCGTCGAGACAACCCATAAGGGCCTTCAAATCCCATCCTTTTACACCATGATTCCGGGAACCCGCTTCCGGGAGCGGGCGCAGCAGGCTTCGGTGGGACTCTTCCTTGCCCGCATGGCAAGCCGGAACGCCGGGCCCTTCGAGGCCCTGGGCCTTATCGGCAAAATGGAGGCGAAATTCGGCCCCACCCATTACCTGCCCTTTTACCGGGGGACCGTGAATCTGGCCCTCTCAGACCCGGAATCGGCCCTCTCCGCCTTTGACGAGGCCCTTTCCCGCAACCCGGAGGGCGAGGACCTGGGGAGCATCCTTGTTTACAAGGGCATGGCCCTGAAGGAAATGGAACGCTTCGACGAGGCCCAAAAGACCCTTGAGGAAGCGGCGTCCCTGGACCCCGACCGCACCGACTGCCTGAACCTTTTGGGTTTCTGCCAGTTCAAGCTAAAAGACCACGAGGCGGCGGCGGAAACCTTCACCAAGGTTCTTGCCCTTGACCCGGGCTCGGCCATGGACCACGCCAACTTGGGCGTGAACCTGGCGGCCCTTGGCAAGAACGCCGAAGCCGCCGAAAGTTTCCAGCGCGCCCTTGCCCTCGACCCTTCAATCGAATTCGCCCGCAACGGGCTTTCGAAGCTGACTGCAAAGGGCTGA
- a CDS encoding 6-carboxytetrahydropterin synthase, which yields MYELKVRTRFAAAHRLAMVGHKCENLHGHNWTIEVVLKGDSLDGGGVLMDFGIAKKHLAGVMDSLDHKFLNELPAFLSCPPSSENIARIVAVSMAERIDSDRVKVYSATAWESEDSAATYIAAP from the coding sequence ATGTACGAATTGAAGGTGAGAACAAGGTTCGCGGCTGCTCACAGGCTGGCCATGGTCGGGCATAAATGCGAAAATCTCCACGGCCACAACTGGACCATTGAAGTGGTGCTGAAGGGCGACAGCCTGGACGGCGGCGGTGTGCTCATGGATTTCGGCATAGCCAAAAAGCATCTTGCGGGCGTCATGGACTCGCTCGATCATAAATTTCTGAACGAGTTGCCCGCTTTCCTTTCCTGTCCGCCGTCTTCGGAAAACATCGCCAGGATCGTGGCGGTAAGCATGGCCGAAAGAATAGATTCGGACAGGGTAAAGGTCTATTCCGCCACCGCCTGGGAATCCGAAGACTCTGCGGCGACCTATATTGCCGCACCCTGA
- a CDS encoding Rrf2 family transcriptional regulator translates to MSEASSVALHAALLMAKAPGKSHTAHDMAELLTVSEATLAKALQRLVKAGVISSTRGPKGGFVMTKNPKGITLLEVYEAIEGTLTPTRCLLSKPVCGGECLLQSLLSDVDVKAREFLAEKNLGDVAAALPDAEQAD, encoded by the coding sequence ATGAGTGAAGCAAGTTCGGTGGCCCTTCACGCGGCGCTTTTAATGGCCAAGGCTCCGGGAAAAAGCCACACGGCCCACGATATGGCCGAGCTCCTGACGGTGAGCGAGGCCACCCTTGCCAAGGCCCTGCAAAGGCTGGTGAAGGCGGGGGTCATATCCTCCACGCGGGGACCCAAGGGCGGCTTCGTCATGACCAAGAACCCGAAGGGCATAACCCTTCTTGAGGTCTACGAGGCCATAGAGGGCACGCTCACCCCAACCCGGTGCCTTTTGTCCAAGCCCGTGTGCGGCGGCGAGTGCCTGCTTCAATCTCTTTTAAGTGACGTGGACGTGAAGGCCCGCGAGTTTCTGGCCGAAAAGAACCTGGGCGACGTGGCAGCCGCGCTGCCTGATGCCGAACAGGCTGATTGA
- a CDS encoding crotonase/enoyl-CoA hydratase family protein: MNVLVEKNGPVWTVIINRPDVKNGVDGPTARELFAAFTEFDADDSASVAVLWGARGCFCAGADLKALSEPGLPRANPLEADMNAVGPMGPSRMVLSKPVIAAISGFAVAGGLELAIWCDLRVMEEDAVFGIFCRRYGVPLIDGGTVRLARLIGLSRAMDLVLTGRSVAAQEALSMGLANRVVPTGKAREEAEALAEQISRWPQTCMRNDRMAMLQGLSLPFDQAMENEFMMGMETIRSGETLNGAARYTAGKDRERP, encoded by the coding sequence ATGAACGTGCTGGTGGAAAAAAACGGGCCGGTGTGGACGGTCATCATCAATCGCCCGGATGTCAAAAACGGCGTGGACGGACCCACCGCCCGCGAGCTTTTCGCGGCGTTCACGGAATTTGACGCCGATGATTCGGCCTCGGTGGCGGTTTTGTGGGGGGCGAGGGGATGTTTCTGCGCGGGCGCGGATTTGAAGGCCCTGTCCGAACCCGGCCTTCCCCGCGCCAACCCCCTGGAGGCAGACATGAACGCGGTGGGGCCCATGGGACCAAGCCGCATGGTGCTATCTAAGCCCGTCATCGCCGCAATTTCCGGCTTTGCAGTGGCCGGGGGGCTTGAACTCGCCATCTGGTGCGATTTGCGCGTGATGGAAGAAGACGCCGTTTTCGGGATTTTCTGCCGCCGCTACGGGGTGCCTTTGATCGACGGCGGAACCGTGCGGCTTGCGCGGCTCATCGGCTTGTCCCGCGCAATGGACCTCGTGCTCACCGGCAGAAGCGTGGCCGCCCAGGAGGCGCTTTCAATGGGGCTCGCCAACCGCGTGGTTCCCACGGGAAAGGCCCGCGAGGAGGCGGAAGCCCTTGCGGAGCAGATTTCCCGCTGGCCCCAGACCTGCATGAGAAACGACCGCATGGCCATGCTGCAGGGGCTTTCACTGCCCTTTGATCAGGCCATGGAAAACGAGTTTATGATGGGCATGGAAACCATAAGAAGCGGCGAAACCCTTAACGGGGCGGCGCGCTACACTGCGGGAAAAGACCGTGAGCGTCCTTGA
- the larE gene encoding ATP-dependent sacrificial sulfur transferase LarE, whose protein sequence is MSVLEEKRRLAESIIKKAGPLAVAFSGGADSSLLLALAREALGEGVLGITVDSPIVPRRELAAAKALAASLGVRHIVVPGREMELSEFSSNPRDRCWFCKRSHLAAMLEAGRKEGFPALVHGANADDSMDYRPGLLAAKEMGIAAPLAEAGLTKAEIREISRSMGLSTWNKPSSACLASRIPTGSPITAEKLSAVEKAEDFLHDLGIGQLRVRHHGDTARIEVTEADFPRFKDPLFRACVADFLESVGFIYSAIDLKGYRTGSLNRPIDSINNISDSQ, encoded by the coding sequence GTGAGCGTCCTTGAGGAAAAGCGCAGGCTCGCCGAAAGCATAATTAAAAAAGCCGGGCCTTTGGCCGTGGCCTTTTCCGGCGGGGCGGATTCGTCCCTGCTCCTGGCCCTGGCCCGCGAGGCGCTCGGCGAAGGCGTTCTGGGAATAACCGTCGATTCGCCCATCGTGCCGCGCCGGGAGCTTGCAGCGGCCAAGGCTCTCGCCGCAAGCCTTGGGGTAAGGCACATAGTGGTTCCGGGACGCGAGATGGAGCTTTCGGAATTTTCGTCCAACCCCCGCGACAGGTGCTGGTTCTGCAAGCGCTCGCACCTTGCGGCCATGCTGGAAGCGGGTCGGAAAGAAGGCTTTCCGGCGCTTGTCCACGGGGCCAACGCGGATGATTCGATGGATTACCGGCCCGGCCTCTTGGCCGCAAAGGAGATGGGAATTGCCGCCCCCCTTGCGGAGGCGGGCCTTACCAAGGCGGAAATCCGCGAAATCTCGCGCTCCATGGGGCTTTCCACGTGGAACAAGCCCTCCTCCGCCTGTCTTGCATCCCGAATCCCCACCGGAAGCCCCATAACCGCCGAAAAGCTCTCAGCCGTTGAAAAGGCCGAGGATTTCCTGCATGATCTTGGAATCGGCCAGCTAAGGGTGCGGCATCACGGGGACACTGCCCGGATAGAGGTTACGGAGGCCGATTTTCCGCGCTTCAAAGATCCGCTCTTTCGGGCCTGCGTGGCGGACTTTCTGGAATCCGTCGGATTTATTTATTCGGCCATCGATCTTAAAGGCTATCGCACGGGAAGCCTCAACCGGCCAATCGATTCCATCAACAACATATCGGATTCACAATGA
- a CDS encoding 4Fe-4S ferredoxin, which yields MTKKIMRKIINIDEKKCNGCGQCVLDCAEGAIEIIDGKAKLVGEIFCDGLGACLSGCPTGALTITEREADDFDEAAVHAMLEKKKAQAGKKPLVPLMECGCPSSQTTTLKPARTVPGAASCGSALGHWPVKLKLVQPQAPFLRGADLLLLADCAACAYPALHADLLPGKAVVMGCPKFDDPAEYIEKLASILKAAQPKSLTVAIMEVPCCGGFGFAAQKAIEASGVAVPAKVVTIARNGEILEQKAIA from the coding sequence ATGACCAAAAAAATCATGAGAAAAATCATCAACATAGACGAGAAAAAATGCAACGGCTGCGGCCAGTGCGTTCTGGACTGCGCCGAAGGGGCCATAGAAATCATTGACGGCAAGGCGAAGCTGGTTGGCGAAATCTTCTGCGACGGCCTTGGGGCCTGCCTTTCGGGCTGCCCGACGGGTGCGCTCACCATTACCGAGCGCGAGGCTGACGACTTCGACGAGGCGGCGGTCCACGCCATGCTGGAAAAGAAAAAGGCCCAGGCGGGCAAAAAGCCCCTGGTGCCGCTTATGGAGTGCGGGTGCCCGTCCTCCCAGACCACAACCCTGAAACCGGCCCGCACGGTCCCCGGCGCTGCTTCCTGCGGCTCGGCCCTTGGCCACTGGCCGGTGAAGCTGAAGCTGGTTCAGCCCCAGGCCCCATTTCTGCGCGGCGCGGACCTTCTGCTTCTGGCGGATTGCGCGGCCTGCGCCTACCCGGCCCTTCACGCCGATCTTCTGCCCGGCAAGGCCGTGGTAATGGGCTGCCCCAAGTTCGATGACCCTGCGGAATACATCGAAAAGCTCGCCTCCATATTAAAAGCGGCGCAGCCCAAGAGCCTCACCGTGGCCATCATGGAAGTTCCCTGCTGCGGCGGGTTTGGATTCGCGGCCCAGAAGGCCATTGAAGCGAGCGGCGTTGCGGTTCCCGCAAAGGTCGTCACCATCGCCCGCAACGGCGAAATTCTGGAACAAAAGGCCATAGCCTGA
- the dnaJ gene encoding molecular chaperone DnaJ, whose protein sequence is MSEKRCYYEILEVSREATDDEIKSAYRKLALKFHPDRNPGDKKAEDCFKEAAEAYEVLHDKEKREVYDRYGHDGLSGRGYSGFSGFEDIFSNFGDIFEEFFGFGGARRRGGRSARGADLRYDLTLSFMEAAFGCDKEIEIRKREICATCKGKGSAEGSEPATCRHCGGSGQISQSRGFFTVRTGCPYCRGEGRVITNPCPKCHGQGMMDTRKKVTVRVPAGVDRGSRLRLSGEGEAGPAGGVPGDLYVFLDVNPHEYFQRDGKNVICRVTISFIQAALGDEVMVPTINGEKALKIPKGIQPGEILTFHGEGIPSLRGGTKGDQIMQVLIKTPVNLSKEQERLLEQFAELEKNKFTSKIKKLFGKTA, encoded by the coding sequence ATGAGCGAAAAACGCTGTTATTACGAAATACTGGAAGTCAGCCGCGAAGCCACGGACGACGAGATTAAATCAGCCTACCGGAAGCTGGCCTTGAAGTTCCACCCGGACAGGAACCCCGGCGACAAAAAGGCCGAGGACTGCTTCAAGGAAGCCGCCGAGGCCTATGAAGTCCTGCATGACAAGGAAAAGCGCGAAGTCTACGACCGCTACGGCCACGACGGCCTTTCCGGGCGAGGGTATTCGGGTTTTTCGGGCTTCGAGGACATCTTTTCCAACTTCGGCGACATCTTCGAGGAGTTCTTCGGCTTCGGCGGGGCCCGCCGCCGGGGCGGGCGAAGCGCGCGGGGCGCGGACCTTCGCTACGATCTCACCCTCTCCTTCATGGAAGCGGCCTTTGGCTGCGACAAGGAAATCGAGATTCGGAAGCGCGAAATCTGCGCGACCTGCAAGGGCAAGGGAAGCGCCGAGGGCAGCGAGCCTGCCACCTGCCGCCACTGCGGCGGAAGCGGCCAGATTTCCCAGAGCCGGGGCTTTTTCACCGTGCGCACCGGCTGCCCATACTGCCGGGGCGAGGGCCGGGTGATCACCAACCCCTGCCCCAAGTGCCACGGCCAGGGCATGATGGACACCCGGAAGAAGGTCACCGTGCGTGTTCCGGCGGGCGTTGACCGGGGCTCGCGGCTGCGGCTTTCCGGCGAGGGCGAGGCGGGACCCGCTGGCGGGGTTCCGGGCGACCTCTACGTGTTCCTCGACGTCAATCCCCACGAGTATTTCCAGCGCGACGGCAAAAACGTCATCTGCCGGGTCACCATCAGCTTCATCCAGGCGGCCCTTGGCGACGAGGTGATGGTTCCCACCATCAACGGCGAAAAGGCGCTCAAAATCCCCAAGGGCATTCAGCCGGGCGAGATTCTCACCTTCCACGGCGAGGGCATCCCCTCCCTTCGGGGCGGCACAAAGGGCGACCAGATAATGCAGGTTCTCATCAAGACCCCGGTGAACCTTTCAAAGGAGCAGGAAAGGCTCCTTGAGCAGTTCGCGGAGCTTGAGAAGAACAAGTTTACCTCGAAGATCAAGAAACTCTTCGGAAAAACCGCGTGA
- a CDS encoding 4Fe-4S binding protein, whose protein sequence is MGIAAIAGRSFKVFGFPALIVMLSMLLFGRAFCGHICPMGATVDFIDKGVAKRPGTFSARTKTVRFVFLAALVVSAVFGMNFSYGLSPLSLSTRFYGLVILPMAALISGLALDVFRPLARMLGWQSAVFAQVATPVFPTQLFLVAFFAGLVFLARFRTRFFCRFLCPAGALFSIFARKPLLSRRIADSCTGCGKCARACPMAAIPVKEPSKTLYYDCILCGKCEKLCPTNAVSFGFKAGEKKSAEPENPSRRRILAVAVAGTAAAVLPAVSNSEAGAPGASHIPVRPPGSVPEDEFLARCARCGLCMAACSTNTLRPLWLEAGVAGLFSPGLNTKIARCDPKCTRCGHACPTGAIRPLSNEERPWVKIGTAKITKENCLAWAGKKACMTCDEVCPYDAIKFFHPKGHPIAVPRVKSSSCAGCGACESACPVKTTPAIRVTSEDAVRLSSGSYKEVARDRGYDLDLAWQNRKKENPDAMTVDGIAPGFDP, encoded by the coding sequence ATGGGAATAGCCGCCATAGCAGGCCGCAGTTTCAAGGTGTTCGGTTTTCCGGCATTAATTGTCATGTTGTCCATGCTGCTTTTTGGCAGGGCTTTTTGCGGGCACATCTGTCCAATGGGCGCCACCGTTGACTTTATCGACAAGGGGGTCGCCAAACGGCCCGGCACATTTTCCGCCCGCACCAAAACCGTCCGATTCGTGTTTCTTGCGGCCCTTGTCGTATCGGCCGTTTTCGGCATGAATTTTTCTTATGGATTGTCTCCGCTTTCGCTGTCCACGCGTTTCTATGGCCTTGTCATTCTACCTATGGCGGCTCTTATTTCAGGCTTGGCCCTGGATGTTTTCCGGCCCCTGGCCCGAATGCTTGGCTGGCAGTCCGCTGTGTTCGCCCAGGTCGCCACCCCGGTTTTTCCCACTCAACTTTTTCTGGTGGCGTTTTTTGCAGGGCTTGTTTTTCTTGCGCGTTTCCGGACCAGATTTTTCTGCCGGTTCCTGTGCCCCGCCGGGGCCCTGTTTTCCATATTTGCAAGAAAGCCCCTGCTGTCACGCAGAATAGCAGATTCATGCACCGGCTGCGGCAAGTGCGCAAGGGCGTGCCCCATGGCGGCAATTCCTGTGAAAGAGCCTTCAAAGACCCTTTATTATGACTGTATTTTGTGCGGAAAATGCGAAAAGCTATGTCCGACCAATGCGGTGTCTTTCGGATTCAAGGCCGGGGAAAAAAAATCTGCGGAGCCGGAAAATCCCTCCCGAAGAAGGATACTGGCCGTTGCCGTTGCAGGGACTGCTGCTGCCGTGCTTCCCGCTGTTTCAAATTCCGAGGCTGGAGCGCCCGGAGCTTCCCACATACCGGTTCGCCCGCCGGGATCGGTTCCCGAGGATGAATTTCTGGCCAGGTGCGCCCGGTGCGGACTCTGCATGGCCGCATGTTCCACCAACACCTTAAGGCCCCTGTGGCTGGAAGCCGGGGTGGCCGGACTCTTCTCGCCGGGCCTTAACACAAAAATCGCGCGCTGTGACCCTAAATGCACACGCTGCGGACATGCCTGTCCCACCGGGGCTATCCGGCCTTTGAGTAATGAGGAGCGCCCCTGGGTCAAGATCGGCACCGCCAAAATCACCAAGGAAAACTGTCTTGCCTGGGCAGGAAAAAAGGCGTGCATGACATGTGACGAAGTATGCCCTTACGACGCCATCAAATTTTTTCATCCCAAGGGCCATCCCATTGCAGTCCCCAGGGTGAAATCAAGTTCCTGCGCTGGCTGTGGAGCCTGTGAAAGCGCCTGCCCGGTTAAAACCACACCGGCGATACGCGTTACATCCGAGGACGCGGTGCGGCTGTCCAGCGGGTCTTACAAGGAAGTCGCCAGGGATAGAGGTTATGATCTTGATTTGGCATGGCAGAACCGCAAAAAAGAAAACCCTGACGCCATGACCGTTGACGGCATTGCTCCGGGCTTTGATCCGTAA